The Solibacillus sp. FSL W7-1436 genome window below encodes:
- the recU gene encoding Holliday junction resolvase RecU: MVIRYPNGKLYESAPKIEKKKDTANSQSSAKEKNKRTVNYSNRGKSLEDDLNETNMFYLHRNMANIHKKPVPIQIVKVDYPARSAAVIKEAYFRTPSTTDYNGVWNGYYIDFEAKETDSKTSFPLKNIHPHQMDHMHSVTIQRGVAFFIVRFSMLNRNFVISYHVVAKWFSAMDEGGRKSIPIAVFEQDAIEISEGYLPRLDYLQAVKKLIANNNVCESEEKHRDGK; this comes from the coding sequence ATGGTGATTCGTTATCCAAACGGTAAACTCTATGAAAGTGCGCCAAAGATTGAGAAAAAAAAGGATACCGCCAATTCTCAATCCTCAGCCAAAGAAAAAAATAAAAGAACCGTCAATTACAGTAACCGTGGAAAAAGCTTAGAAGATGACCTAAATGAAACAAATATGTTTTATTTACATAGGAATATGGCAAATATACACAAGAAACCTGTTCCTATACAAATCGTCAAAGTAGATTATCCGGCCAGAAGTGCTGCTGTTATTAAAGAGGCTTATTTCCGCACACCTTCAACGACGGATTATAATGGCGTATGGAATGGATATTACATTGATTTTGAAGCAAAAGAAACGGATAGCAAAACATCCTTTCCATTAAAGAACATTCACCCTCACCAAATGGATCATATGCATTCCGTAACAATTCAACGAGGAGTTGCGTTTTTCATTGTACGATTCAGCATGTTAAACCGAAATTTTGTCATTTCGTACCATGTTGTGGCAAAATGGTTTTCGGCAATGGATGAAGGGGGAAGAAAATCTATACCAATCGCTGTTTTTGAGCAGGATGCCATCGAAATTTCCGAAGGCTATTTACCAAGGCTCGACTATTTGCAGGCGGTAAAAAAGTTAATCGCAAACAATAACGTTTGTGAAAGTGAGGAGAAACATCGTGACGGAAAATAG
- a CDS encoding molecular chaperone, giving the protein MSKLSRLIEQVEMAQTLLSLQMEREQLRMKVEHLTNLLTVYQKVSLAETKSQVKNACSHISSTNEENLIHLRTNVL; this is encoded by the coding sequence ATGTCGAAATTATCACGCTTAATCGAACAAGTTGAAATGGCACAAACATTATTATCACTGCAAATGGAACGCGAGCAATTAAGAATGAAAGTGGAGCATTTAACCAATCTACTCACTGTTTATCAAAAAGTTAGCCTAGCAGAAACAAAGAGTCAAGTAAAGAATGCCTGTTCGCATATAAGTAGTACAAACGAAGAGAATTTGATACACTTAAGAACAAATGTACTTTAG